One stretch of Ailuropoda melanoleuca isolate Jingjing chromosome 20, ASM200744v2, whole genome shotgun sequence DNA includes these proteins:
- the ABHD4 gene encoding (Lyso)-N-acylphosphatidylethanolamine lipase isoform X1, with product MGWLSSTRQGLFTMADDLEQPPQGWLSSWLPAWRPTSMSQLKNVEARILQCLQNKFLARYVSLPNQNKIWTVTVSPELRDRTPLVMVHGFGGGVGLWILNMDSLSARRTLHTFDLLGFGRSSRPTFPRDPEGAEDEFVTSIETWRETMGIPSMILLGHSLGGFLATSYSIKYPERVKHLILVDPWGFPLRPTDPSEIRAPPTWFKAVVSVLGRSNPLAVLRVAGPWGPGLVQRFRPDFKRKFADFFEDDTMSEYIYHCNAQNPSGETAFKAMMESFGWARRPMLERIHLIRKDVPITMIYGANTWIDTSTGKKVKMQRPDSYVRDMEIEGASHHVYADQPHIFNSVVEEICDSVD from the exons ATGGGCTGGCTCAGCTCGACCCGGCAGGGCTTGTTTACTATGGCTGATGATCTGGAGCAACC GCCTCAAGGCTGGCTGAGTAGCTGGCTGCCTGCTTGGCGCCCCACTTCCATGTCCCAGCTGAAGAACGTGGAAGCCAGGATCCTCCAGT gcctccaGAACAAGTTCCTGGCCCGATATGTGTCCCTCCCAAACCAGAACAAGATCTGGACGGTCACCGTGAGCCCGGAGCTGAGGGATCGCACCCCCCTGGTAATGGTGCACGGCTTCGGGGGCGGCGTGGGCCTCTGGATCCTCAACATGGATTCACTGAGTGCCCGCCGCACCTTGCACACCTTCGATCTGCTTGGCTTTGGGCGGAGCTCGAGGCCAACGTTCCCCAGGGACCCCGAGGGGGCCGAGGACGAGTTTGTGACATCCATAGAGACGTGGCGGGAGACCATGGGCATCCCCAGTATGATCCTCCTGGGGCATAGTTTGGGAGGATTCCTGGCCACCTCTTACTCTATCAAGTACCCTGAAAG agtTAAACACCTCATCCTGGTGGACCCATGGGGCTTTCCCCTTCGACCGACTGACCCCAGTGAGATCCGTGCACCCCCAACCTGGTTCAAGGCTGTGGTGTCTGTCCTAGGGCGTTCCAATCCACTGGCCGTTCTTCGAGTAGCTGGGCCCTGGG ggcctggcctggtTCAGCGATTCCGGCCGGACTTCAAGCGCAAGTTTGCAGACTTCTTTGAAGATGATACTATGTCTGAGTATATCTACCACTGCAATGCGCAGAATCCCAG TGGGGAGACGGCATTCAAAGCCATGATGGAGTCCTTCGGCTGGGCACGGCGCCCCATGTTGGAGCGGATTCACTTGATTCGCAAGGATGTGCCCATCACCATGATCTACGGGGCCAACACCTGGATAGATACCAGCACGGGGAAGAAAGTAAAGATGCAGCGGCCCGATTCCTACGTCCGAGACATG gAGATTGAGGGTGCTTCACACCACGTCTATGCAGACCAGCCACACATCTTCAATTCTGTGGTGGAAGAGATCTGTGACTCAGTCGACTGA
- the ABHD4 gene encoding (Lyso)-N-acylphosphatidylethanolamine lipase isoform X2 — MSQLKNVEARILQCLQNKFLARYVSLPNQNKIWTVTVSPELRDRTPLVMVHGFGGGVGLWILNMDSLSARRTLHTFDLLGFGRSSRPTFPRDPEGAEDEFVTSIETWRETMGIPSMILLGHSLGGFLATSYSIKYPERVKHLILVDPWGFPLRPTDPSEIRAPPTWFKAVVSVLGRSNPLAVLRVAGPWGPGLVQRFRPDFKRKFADFFEDDTMSEYIYHCNAQNPSGETAFKAMMESFGWARRPMLERIHLIRKDVPITMIYGANTWIDTSTGKKVKMQRPDSYVRDMEIEGASHHVYADQPHIFNSVVEEICDSVD; from the exons ATGTCCCAGCTGAAGAACGTGGAAGCCAGGATCCTCCAGT gcctccaGAACAAGTTCCTGGCCCGATATGTGTCCCTCCCAAACCAGAACAAGATCTGGACGGTCACCGTGAGCCCGGAGCTGAGGGATCGCACCCCCCTGGTAATGGTGCACGGCTTCGGGGGCGGCGTGGGCCTCTGGATCCTCAACATGGATTCACTGAGTGCCCGCCGCACCTTGCACACCTTCGATCTGCTTGGCTTTGGGCGGAGCTCGAGGCCAACGTTCCCCAGGGACCCCGAGGGGGCCGAGGACGAGTTTGTGACATCCATAGAGACGTGGCGGGAGACCATGGGCATCCCCAGTATGATCCTCCTGGGGCATAGTTTGGGAGGATTCCTGGCCACCTCTTACTCTATCAAGTACCCTGAAAG agtTAAACACCTCATCCTGGTGGACCCATGGGGCTTTCCCCTTCGACCGACTGACCCCAGTGAGATCCGTGCACCCCCAACCTGGTTCAAGGCTGTGGTGTCTGTCCTAGGGCGTTCCAATCCACTGGCCGTTCTTCGAGTAGCTGGGCCCTGGG ggcctggcctggtTCAGCGATTCCGGCCGGACTTCAAGCGCAAGTTTGCAGACTTCTTTGAAGATGATACTATGTCTGAGTATATCTACCACTGCAATGCGCAGAATCCCAG TGGGGAGACGGCATTCAAAGCCATGATGGAGTCCTTCGGCTGGGCACGGCGCCCCATGTTGGAGCGGATTCACTTGATTCGCAAGGATGTGCCCATCACCATGATCTACGGGGCCAACACCTGGATAGATACCAGCACGGGGAAGAAAGTAAAGATGCAGCGGCCCGATTCCTACGTCCGAGACATG gAGATTGAGGGTGCTTCACACCACGTCTATGCAGACCAGCCACACATCTTCAATTCTGTGGTGGAAGAGATCTGTGACTCAGTCGACTGA